One Bacillota bacterium genomic window, GGTATGACAACAAGGCCTGCGTCGACCACGGCGCCTGTATAGCCCATAACAATCAGGCTCGAGACTACAAACGCCAAGGCCAGGGCCAGGTAAACGCCTATGCCATAGAATATGGAGGTAAATTCACGTCTTGCTACCGTCTTCACTGAATTGAACTGGTAGGAGAAAGGGCTTTGAGCCATGACTAGGCCTCCTTCCCTGTAAGCTGTGAGATATGCTTCTCAGTGATTGTGATGAAAGCGTCCTCGAGGCTCATCTGCTTCCTGTTGAGGCCGACGACAACGCCGCCTACCGCCGCGATCGCCCGCGATATATCGAGCCGGTAATCCTTATCCGGGTTTGTGCTGACCCCCAGGATCTTGCCGTCGAGCTGAACACGCTTCACAAACGGGAGCCCCGATACCGCCTGCAAAATCTCGGGGGCTGCCGCCTCCAGCTCAACCTCGATTTCAATCTCATCCACCAGGCGGGTCCTGATATTATCCATCGTATCTTCCGCTACAAGCGTCCCGGCGTTCATGATCCCAACCCTGTGGCACGTACGCTCGACTTCGGAGAGGAGATGAGATGAAATCAGAATGGTCTTGCCTTTCTGGTTTTCGTCCTTGATTAAATCGCGGACTTCCTTTATCCCATAGGGATCAAGCGACGAGACGGGCTCGTCCATGATGAGGATGTCAGGATCATGCAGCAATGCCCGCACAACCCCTATTTTCTGAGTCATTCCCTTGGAATACCCCCGCAGCATTTCGTTGCGCCAGTCGTAAAGCTGCACACGTTCGAGGAGCTCTGAAACGCGCCTGGCTTTGTCCTTGACGCCGTAAAGATCGGCGAAAAAGCAGAGGTATTCCCATGCGGTCATTTCTTCATACATGTACTGAACCTCTGAAACAACCCCTATCCTCCTCTTCAGGCCAAAATAATCCTCCTTGAGCGTCTTTCCGAAAAGGCGCACCTCGCCCCTAGTAGGCTTCACAAGCCCGAGCAACATGAGAATGGTGGTTGTCTTCCCAGCGCCGTTCGGACCCAGAAAACCATAGATCTCTCCCTTCTCCACATGGAGATTCAGGTCCTTCACGGCAGTGAAATCCCCGTAATCCTTGGTTAACCCGATGGTTTGGATCATTCCGCTCCCTCCGGTGGCAATTTTGTGATTGGCAAAATTGCAGCTCTCTCAGATTAAGATCTTAACCGCTTTGATTCCTTGTAAAACATCATGTTAAATTCTACAAAACCTGCTAATATTCCTGCTTCTAAGCATAATAAAGCACGAACGAGCTGACTTAAATACATGATATAACATGATACCATCATGATATCATAAAAGCCATGGAATTTGCATTGTCACTTTTCACCCTATAAGGAAGTATCTTAGAGCTATAAGTAGGACTACACCAGGAATGCCAAGAAAGCCAGCTACAAGTGCAGTTACGGGATTGACCGGGATCATGATGTTGAAGTGTCTGCCTACGATGTTAATGATCCAAAGAAGGATCCCGCCGATGATTCCATTATAGATAAGCTTCAGGATGAATCTCAGCGGGACGACCAGAATGCAGGCCAAAAGGCACAAAAGAAAAAGACCGAAAAGGTAGGCTACGACCACCGTCCAATCCATGCCATCTCGCCCCCCATATCAGCTCTCCCATATACCCTCCCCCCGGAACTGGGTTACCCGGCGGTTCACCGTTCTCCACCATTTTCCGCTCTCCCGGCCCGGTACCTGGTCTAGCTTGTGGCCTTGAAGTCTTCAGCCCTCCGGTCTCCATTCTGGGGTAGTACCCTTTCGCGATGAGGTAGGGATGAATCCTCCTGCCGCGCCTTTTTCAGAAGGTAAATATACTTCTTTTCCGCGGCACGCGCTGCATAGATAGCGTGATCCACAAGATCCGGATCTGTGACGCTATTGAAATAGGACTTGGCTAGCAGCCATTCTCGCCGGGCTTTTTCAACCGCGTCGGCAAGGGAGGGCCAGCGGGTTTCGCTATCCGTGGGTTCCCCCTCATTTCGAACCGGTAACCTCAATGCAGAGATCACCCTCGCCAGTCGCTTGTTCATAGGATATTCTCCCTCTCTTAACGCCAGCGATCTCCTATATCTACCATATTAATACAACAAAAATATATATCTTGTACTAAATTATAGGCGGGAGCTATCCTATTTATACATGAATCTCTTGCGAGAAATACCGAACCTGGCCCGAAACCCTCGTGGCTAGACCTCCCTCCGGCCCTCCAGCGCCCTCGCCAGGGTAACCTCGTCGGCGTATTCTAGCTCTCCACCGACAGGGACGCCATGGGCTATTCGGGTCACCCGGACGTCCAGCGGTTTAAGCAGGCGCGAGATGTACATAGCTGTGGCCTCGCCCTCGATGTTGGGATTCGTAGCCAGGATGACCTCCTTTACCCCACCATCACGGACTCTGGCAAGAAGCTCCTTTATCCTGATATCATCCGGCCCGATCCCTTCCATGGGTGAGATCACGCCGTTCAACACGTGATACAGCCCCCTGAAT contains:
- the recR gene encoding recombination protein RecR, with translation MIFAEPIARLIDELTKLPGVGPKTAQRLAFHVLKAPAEDVQKLARALIEAKDKVRYCSICGNITDIDPCRVCSGSDRDRSLLCVVEEPRDVMAMERTKEFRGLYHVLNGVISPMEGIGPDDIRIKELLARVRDGGVKEVILATNPNIEGEATAMYISRLLKPLDVRVTRIAHGVPVGGELEYADEVTLARALEGRREV
- a CDS encoding YaaL family protein translates to MNKRLARVISALRLPVRNEGEPTDSETRWPSLADAVEKARREWLLAKSYFNSVTDPDLVDHAIYAARAAEKKYIYLLKKARQEDSSLPHRERVLPQNGDRRAEDFKATS
- a CDS encoding ABC transporter ATP-binding protein, with translation MIQTIGLTKDYGDFTAVKDLNLHVEKGEIYGFLGPNGAGKTTTILMLLGLVKPTRGEVRLFGKTLKEDYFGLKRRIGVVSEVQYMYEEMTAWEYLCFFADLYGVKDKARRVSELLERVQLYDWRNEMLRGYSKGMTQKIGVVRALLHDPDILIMDEPVSSLDPYGIKEVRDLIKDENQKGKTILISSHLLSEVERTCHRVGIMNAGTLVAEDTMDNIRTRLVDEIEIEVELEAAAPEILQAVSGLPFVKRVQLDGKILGVSTNPDKDYRLDISRAIAAVGGVVVGLNRKQMSLEDAFITITEKHISQLTGKEA
- the bofA gene encoding pro-sigmaK processing inhibitor BofA codes for the protein MDWTVVVAYLFGLFLLCLLACILVVPLRFILKLIYNGIIGGILLWIINIVGRHFNIMIPVNPVTALVAGFLGIPGVVLLIALRYFLIG